In Nocardioides marinus, one DNA window encodes the following:
- a CDS encoding adenylosuccinate synthase, which yields MPAIAIIGAQWGDEGKGKATDLLGSSVDYVVKFNGGNNAGHTVVINTPDGKQEKYALHLLPSGILTPGCTPVIGNGVVVDLDVLMEELDGLEARGVDTSRLVVSASAHVIPDYNRVLDKVTERFLGSRRLGTTGRGIGPTYADKMNRIGIRIQDLFDEKILRQKVEGALELKAQVLTKVYNRRAPLVEETVAELLKHADRLRPMVRDTGLLLNQALDRGETVLLEAGQATLLDVDHGTYPFVTSSSATAGGACTGSGIPPMRMDQVIGIVKAYTTRVGEGPFPTELFDDSGEHLRKVGAEFGTTTGRPRRCGWYDAVIARYAARVNGVTDFVLTKLDVLTGLEQVPVCVAYDVNGVRHDEMPVNQTDFHHAVPIYEYLPGWWEDISGARTFADLPQNAQDYVRAVEKMSGARISAVGVGPSRDATVVVHPLI from the coding sequence ATGCCCGCGATCGCCATCATCGGTGCCCAGTGGGGCGACGAGGGGAAGGGCAAGGCCACCGACCTGCTCGGCTCCAGCGTCGACTACGTCGTGAAGTTCAACGGCGGCAACAACGCCGGCCACACCGTCGTCATCAACACCCCGGACGGCAAGCAGGAGAAGTACGCGCTGCACCTGCTGCCCTCCGGCATCCTCACCCCCGGCTGCACGCCGGTCATCGGCAACGGCGTCGTCGTCGACCTCGACGTGCTGATGGAGGAGCTCGACGGGCTCGAGGCCCGCGGCGTGGACACCTCCCGCCTGGTCGTCAGCGCCAGCGCGCACGTCATCCCCGACTACAACCGGGTGCTGGACAAGGTCACCGAGCGGTTCCTCGGCTCCCGCCGGCTCGGCACCACCGGCCGCGGCATCGGGCCGACGTACGCCGACAAGATGAACCGCATCGGCATCCGCATCCAGGACCTCTTCGACGAGAAGATCCTGCGCCAGAAGGTCGAGGGCGCCCTGGAGCTGAAGGCCCAGGTGCTCACCAAGGTCTACAACCGGCGTGCGCCGCTGGTGGAGGAGACCGTGGCCGAGCTGCTCAAGCACGCCGACCGGCTGCGCCCGATGGTCCGCGACACCGGCCTGCTGCTCAACCAGGCGCTCGACCGTGGCGAGACCGTGCTGCTCGAGGCCGGCCAGGCCACGCTGCTCGACGTCGACCACGGCACCTACCCGTTCGTCACCTCCTCCTCGGCCACCGCCGGCGGCGCGTGCACCGGCTCGGGCATCCCGCCGATGCGGATGGACCAGGTCATCGGCATCGTGAAGGCCTACACCACGAGGGTGGGCGAGGGGCCGTTCCCGACCGAGCTCTTCGACGACTCCGGCGAGCACCTGCGCAAGGTGGGCGCCGAGTTCGGCACGACGACGGGGCGTCCCCGCCGCTGCGGCTGGTACGACGCGGTCATCGCCCGCTACGCGGCGCGGGTCAACGGGGTGACCGACTTCGTGCTGACCAAGCTCGACGTGCTCACCGGCCTCGAGCAGGTGCCGGTCTGCGTGGCCTACGACGTCAACGGTGTCCGCCACGACGAGATGCCGGTCAACCAGACCGACTTCCACCACGCGGTGCCGATCTACGAGTACCTCCCCGGCTGGTGGGAGGACATCTCCGGCGCCCGCACCTTCGCCGACCTGCCGCAGAACGCGCAGGACTACGTGCGTGCGGTCGAGAAGATGTCCGGCGCGCGGATCTCGGCCGTCGGCGTCGGCCCCTCGCGGGACGCGACCGTCGTCGTCCACCCGCTGATCTGA
- a CDS encoding diacylglycerol/lipid kinase family protein, with protein sequence MEPLLVIKNSDAGTADDETLERGLAVLRGATSVEVAATSDPGELNGVLHRAGSRTIVVAGGDGSMHAVVSALHRRHELAERTLALLPLGTGNDFARGNDIPLDIEDAARVVLEGEARPVDLIVDEVGDIVVNHVHAGAGAQASRRGARWKDRLHEVGVGRANLGRLGYPIGALLSSVKPPYLRLCVEVDGQRVVDFDEPVLMVAVGNGSEVGGGTSLAPHADPESGQVDVMVARSIGPLARMGYVAQLVRGKHPERDDVIYLRGSTVSVSGDEFYCSADGEVYGPERHRTWHVEPAAYRMVLPPR encoded by the coding sequence GTGGAGCCCCTGCTCGTGATCAAGAACAGCGACGCCGGCACCGCCGACGACGAGACGCTCGAGCGGGGCCTGGCCGTGCTGCGTGGGGCCACGTCGGTGGAGGTCGCGGCGACCTCCGACCCCGGCGAGCTCAACGGCGTCCTGCACCGGGCCGGCTCGCGCACGATCGTCGTCGCGGGCGGCGACGGCAGCATGCACGCGGTGGTCTCCGCGCTGCACCGGCGCCACGAGCTCGCCGAGCGCACCCTGGCGCTGCTGCCGCTGGGCACCGGCAACGACTTCGCCCGCGGCAACGACATCCCGCTCGACATCGAGGACGCCGCCCGGGTCGTGCTCGAGGGCGAGGCGCGGCCTGTCGACCTGATCGTCGACGAGGTCGGCGACATCGTGGTCAACCACGTGCACGCCGGTGCGGGCGCCCAGGCCAGCCGTCGCGGGGCACGCTGGAAGGACCGTCTCCACGAGGTCGGCGTCGGCCGGGCCAACCTCGGCAGGCTCGGCTACCCGATCGGTGCGCTGCTCTCCTCGGTGAAGCCGCCCTACCTGCGACTGTGCGTCGAGGTGGACGGTCAGCGGGTCGTGGACTTCGACGAGCCGGTGCTGATGGTCGCGGTCGGCAACGGCTCCGAGGTCGGCGGCGGCACCTCGCTGGCCCCGCACGCCGACCCCGAGAGCGGGCAGGTCGACGTCATGGTCGCCCGCTCGATCGGCCCGCTCGCGCGGATGGGGTACGTCGCGCAGCTGGTGCGCGGGAAGCACCCCGAGCGCGACGACGTGATCTACCTGCGCGGCTCGACCGTGTCGGTCTCCGGCGACGAGTTCTACTGCTCGGCCGACGGCGAGGTCTACGGCCCGGAGCGGCACCGGACCTGGCACGTCGAGCCCGCGGCGTACCGGATGGTGCTGCCCCCACGTTGA